In Tachysurus fulvidraco isolate hzauxx_2018 chromosome 9, HZAU_PFXX_2.0, whole genome shotgun sequence, the sequence ATAGTAAAAGAAAGGAAGCAAAAAAAGGGAGCAGAGGGCATGTGAGGATTGGCCTGGCCAcctgtctctcactccctctgtctcttgGCCCTTCTGTCAATGCAGGGACCAAAGGTTAGAgttatgagagagagatttgtgtaAAAGAAAATTTTTGAAATGTGCTGTATGTTGGTGGTGATATGAGGGATGCAGGTTGTAGACAAAAGCTCTTTGTTGGTACTTGAAAAAACACCTATagtaaaaacacagcaaaaGTATTCCAGAGTATCATCAGACCGATGTAATTTGCAGTCTGATCCCAGATAAAAGGTTTATTTGTGATTGATACATGGTAGATACTTGCGCAATATGGTTATCTGATCTCTCTTGCTAGATCCTTTCTGCACTTCTCAGACAAATGTGTGTTGAGGTATGCCAAAATCCCTCTCTACAATTCAGCTGTCATTATGTCTGAAAATATAACCTGGTGTGTGCTTGATAGTCAGCCATTTAAAACTACCTTTTACTTGCCTTGTGtactttatttgtttgctcATTTATCTTCGAAAACTGCTTTATCTTGAGCAGGGATGTAGTGGGTACAGAGCAATCCTGGCAACACCGAAGGCAAGGTGGGAGAATTCACTCGGCATGGGACACTGGTTCAACGGAGGACACCATtcatgcacacattcacatctAGTGTAACCATTCCACCTACCTGCATGGTTTTTGGaaagtagcaaaaaaaaagttattccaTATACCAGACTCTATAAACTAGGTGGCATCTAAATCATAAAATTGCATAATCCCAGCACGAAATTTGAATTTGTCTTGGATACATTAAAGTAATCATTTTCAGTAATCAGcaactatttttttattctctccaTTTATGTCTAATTGTGCTTTTgactaaacacacaaaacaggacAATCATTTTACAGCTATATGAtccctgagctcaggttactatCTGTCTGGActtgtttctctctttgtctgctTAGGTTTCTTCTTTGGTTTCTATCTCAAAACATGCTGCTGGGTGAAGTGGCTACACTAATTTGtgcctaggtgtgaatgagtgtttgaatgtgtgcatACACTGGCATCACATCCAAGGTGTATTTCCACCTTGCACCCAGTGGTATCAGGACCACATGTACCCATGTGAGCCTTACAAGAAAaacacttactgaagatgaatgaatggctTTTTACAGTCATATCAACCACACCAGGCTATGTTAAGAACAGTCAGTATAGAAGTTCAGATTATTATTGACTGTCATGGTCAGGGGCTTACATATTGAAATATCACAAAAGACATTTTGTAGGACATTAGAATACAGAATTGATCCTACGGTAGACTGGAGTCTATCACTATGCCCATGACACagcactcttttttttccccttctttcaagcttctgtatactgtatatcagactTTGACATCCTCTCCTGAAATCCTTTTGCAAATAACttggttacatttttttttataaatatatgcatCTATAGGCTACAATTGGAGCCTTATATtactcattgtttttttttctattacctCTTGACTTCCTGAACAAGATATTGTTTGTTACTTAGgtttcaaatctttttttcttgccaTTTAGATTAATTAATCTTGTCATTCAGGATATAGACCCTTGCATATCCCTTGGCTGCTTTGTATCATTGTGCGTTCAGCGTTTTACATATTTACTAATACCATGAGAATTAACAAGAGTATTAAGTATTAGTGTGATATATGACTAAATATAATTGAGATGCATGACTTCTTACTGTTATACACATTCATATCATAACCAGTTGCCTGGAGAGTGTTGTGTACAGGGAAACGAGTAAATGTCTATCATTAGACACACTAATGCTATGTGTTCCAGACTGTAGACTGttcagtacagtatatactggtGAGCTAAAAGAGCTATCAAGTTAGTAACCTGAACATTCTAAGCTGAACAAATCAAGGTTAACTAAAACCATTAATACCCCATaacatatgtatattttatctCATCCAGGCAAAAATCCTGACACACAATGACCAACATAACCCACTTTTAAAAAAGcagaatttaatattttaaaaaggctTTTGTACAAAGATACAAATACAACATGTAATATCTTTCAAAATATGTCCACTTAcaccatttaaaacattaagAACAAACCTTCTAAACagatagaaaacaacaaaaacatatcAACAATTCACAAAAGCATAACAAGAGATCAGTGGTTTGGTCTCTTTTTCTGAACTTCTCTTTGCAGAAAATAAgaattccaaaaaagttggtcCAATAATATCACAGTCATTTGACATTTATCTCAACCAAGGATGGTATTTTTTACTCTCATGTCATAAATGTTATGGCATTATCAAGTAAAGACTTGTGCATTGTGTAACATTGCGCTACACTGATTTTACCATGTAACGCCCCCCTTAAAAAGAGGAGGACGGGACTTCTGTGAAGAAGTGCTCCAAGAATTACTGAACACTTTACCTGAATGTTCttccatgaaaaaaaaatcaacatcaaATTGAGTGTTGAAATTGCTCAGATATTTAAACAATGTCACGGTTCTGTGACATGTTTCATATTGTGCAAGAAGGAACACCAAGTAAAGTGCTTTACAAAGTTCTAAATTCAACATCTACAGACATTTAAATGTCTTTGCCAAAAGTGAGAGAAGACTAATCTATCGTGGAGCTTCCAtacaatatgattttttttttccatttagaaAAATAGTATCTTTCAAAGTTGGTTGTGACACCAACTGTTCATAAAACAGCCATCAGTGCAATAGTTTAAAACATTCTCAAGTATAAATGATGCATATTTCTATTCTGGCTTTGAATGATACTTAATCAGTGTTTTCTCACAACCCTTTAAACAGTTTTCCAGCATTGGCAGTGAAATTGGGCAAAAGACAGGCCTTCAATATGCAGTGCATTGTATAGACATGCATAATACAACATGATTCTGTGAATCTGCTCAACTTCTTAAGGTTGAAGCTAATAAGTTACATTGAGTGAGCAgccaaacatttaaaatgaatacagGTTAAAACAATAATGGTGACAGGCTTGGCCCAGAAAACATCTAGACGTTCCTCATTTCACAATTAGGTAGCTTAAGCCTAAATCTCCCATTGGTGTGAATTTAAATTTgatataattgtatttattttgtatgaaATATAGGAGTgtccaaaaatgttaaatatatcaGAAACGTATATTGTTTTATAAGCTGAAGCTTCCATTGCCCTTTAAAAACATGGAACAAATGCATATTTCGCTGGAGATCCTGAACTTTTTACTGTGTGAACACCTTCACACCAATTTTGAGGTAAGAATCCTGACAAAGTCATAAACCTTTATGCATCAAATCAACTAATAACCATTcctgccattaaaaaaaaaggaaagaaccTGTTTAAAATGTAGATCTCAATCCAGCTATGTCATTGTATCTCAGTGTCAGCAATCTGTGAGTAGAATATAATCAGAAGGTAATCTATAATCATGCActgtttaaatgtataatataaactGTATTCATTGTTCACAAACCACATCTTTGACATTGTACCAACCCGACACCGTCTGCATTTTGGACTTGAATCCGTGCCACACCACATCACCAATAATCAGTCTTTGACTTTGGCACAAAAAGTTGTCAAATGCGATAGGCTTATGGCAGTTTCACAATCCTGGTCCTGGTGTTTTCAGGAACTGCACGTTTTGGTGTTTATCCACACCCGACTCAGCTCACCAGCTATTGAAAGCCTTAATGAAGTTAAAATGAGTGCAGCAGAGCAGAGAGAACACAAAAATATGCAGGGTAAGACTCCATGATagtgaaaaaaacacacatattgcTATATTTTGTGATCGCAATaggtttaacaaaaataaaataaatacacattgtGGAATCACTGATCTGACATGGTTTATCTTCTGTGGGTGGCCACAAGATAGTTTAGTGACTTTCTAAAGTTTTCATTTGAATGCTGCATCCGGACTTACCAGATGCTGCTCAGATTAAAATAACCACCTGATGGATTCATCTGTTGTAATGGCGTtgacacatatatatatatatatatatatatagttaccAAATTATCATTGCTTGATATTCTGCATGCTTTCATAGTGGCTAGAGAggattctaattttttttttttctttctttagatCAGCGTATAAACGGTCAATCCGACCTGGGCAGACTGTTATGCAAGTATAGCAAATGCTAGGATCGCATATGAAGCCCTAATCTAGAGCGATAGATCACATGGCTCTAGATTAGGGCTTCACTCCAGGACCAGGTTTAAGTGAAACCTGCTCTAATGTCCTGcatgttcttctttctctcagAGTGCTCCGGATGAGTACTTGGCCCTCGTGATGAGGTAGAGTGCGATGTCCTGGTGGCCTCCGAAAGCCGCCATGTGCAGCGCGCTCCAGCCATCCCGGTTTGCCAAGCGCACATCAGCGCCGAACTTCACCAACAACTTGACGAGCTCGAGATTTCCGTCAATGACGGACTGGTGCAGCGCAGTCTGACCCTCGGGCCCAAACGAGTTCACGTTGAACTCGCAGTTGGTCATGCCGCGCAGCAGAGAGTGCAGCTCCGCCGTGTTGCCTTTGCGCAAGGCTTCCTGGAAGACGCGCTGACGCGCCGAGCAGCTCACGTCCGCCTGGCTCATGCTCTCAGCAGGTAAACCTCACCGGAAACAGACCGGAAACGGACCGGAACCAGTTACCTTCCTTGCGTGCTCTCGcgtcttgttcttcttcttcttacttttttttttggatgaacGTATAATCCGCAATGTCCCTGCAATTTAGTCGGTAGGAAGACCCCAAAGTTATTTTTAACACGATATATGTGTTCAGAAAACAGATACAAATGGTTCAGAAATCTGTCCTTCGCCTACAATTCATCAGACTATCCAGCAAGCGTCGGCTCCTTCAGCAGCCCATAGCAGAGTCCAGCAGTCCGAACCGATCTGTTCcaaatagatttatttacagatCAATGATGTATTACACCACAGAACATTCAGGTTTTACATCAca encodes:
- the nrarpb gene encoding notch-regulated ankyrin repeat-containing protein B codes for the protein MSQADVSCSARQRVFQEALRKGNTAELHSLLRGMTNCEFNVNSFGPEGQTALHQSVIDGNLELVKLLVKFGADVRLANRDGWSALHMAAFGGHQDIALYLITRAKYSSGAL